From the Jilunia laotingensis genome, the window TATTATTGATCGGCTACAGCCCTACGCGGGTAGCACGACCCTACCAGACTCTTACTTTAGGGCTTAATATATTAGTACTTCTGCTTTCTTTCGGTTTAGTAACCTGGATACGTAGTATATATATCAATACACTCGGTTTACTCTTTCCACAAATGGAAACCGGCTCTCTCTGGCCAGCCTTTATCACAGGATTTATACTATTCATTATTGTATCATTTTTCAACATAGTCACTATTAAACAAAAAATACTATCCATCTGGATGCATCGTGTGTAACCGACAATTAAGATAAAAATACAGAAACATTTGTTTTTTAATTATAAAAATTTTGTACCTTCGCCAGCGAAAAAAGGAACAAAATCAACTTATATTCTTAATAATATGAGAAAACAAATCGTTTTCACGCTATTGTCCATGGGCTTCTCCTGTATCAGCTTTGCACAGGAAGCCATTAACCAGGACAGCATATCAGTACAACAAACAGACTCGGTCATAACCGATGCTGCAACAGAAAAGCCTGTAGAAGAGATTTCAATTGTCAGTTTTCGAAGATTGGAAAACGATATTACAGCAAGAGTTACAGCACCTAAACGTGATCAAAACAATGATTTATGTGCTATTATTAAAGTTGTGACCAAAGACAAAGCACTCTTTTTTGAGCCGGATGCCTTAGGAATCGTAGCACGCGAAGACCAGCCGGGTGAAATCTGGCTCTACGTACCACACGGTTCGAAGCGCATCACCATTAAACATGAACGTTTCGGAATCATCCGAAATTACTTCTACAACGAATCGATCGATAAGGCAACCGTTTATGAACTCAGATTATTCGTTCCGGAAATTCAAAGTAACGGTACACAAATCATCGAACGTATTGTGGAAAAGAAGGCAACCGAACAGGCGTTGATGATGAACTATTCTCCATCCAAAGCGCGCATCTATATCGATGATGAACTGCAAAACACAAATGACAACGGAGCTTTCTCAAAAGTCCTTCCTCTAGGACAGCATAATTACCGTGTTGTCGCTCCTCATCACACAGAAGAAAAAGGTACTTTCGACATTGTTCCTGAACGTCCGAGTGCTTTGAATGTGGCTTTGCAACCTACATACGGTTTTATGACGGTAAATTCTAACAAGGACCACACCAAAATTTATATCAACAAGGAAATGATAGGGAATGCCCCTTATCAATCCGATACCATCAATGTAGGTAAATACACGGTACGTGCCGAACGCTCTTGGTATTTGCCGCAAGAACGGGAAATAGAAATCAGACCGACCGAAACAAACAATGTGCAGTTTGCTCTTGAAAGACAAAAGGCGAATGTCTTTTTAACGGCACAATATGGTACAGCCTTCAAAGGCGGTAAACAAACTTCTTTCGGACTCATGGCAGGTATTTGCCGGAAAGCAGGTGGCTATATCAGCATACGAACCAACGGCAGTCCGGCAGTCGACTGGAATGGTCCTAGCAATCCCTACGGAATTTATTCCGGAAAAGTAGAAAAGCATCACCTTTCAACCTTGGGTGGATTTATGACAAGGTTAGCCAAACCGATATACCTCTATTTTGGAGGAGGATACATTTTCCGTACGTTGGATTGGCAAATTTCTCCGGATGCTCCTTCATACGACAAAGGTGAATATCAAACGGTTCAAAACCATTCCGGTGGCATGTTTGAAGCTGGTCTGATAGGCCGATATAAATTCATATCTCTTTCTGCAGGTGTCACTTTTGGTATCCCGGATGATGGTTTCGGTAAATATATGGAAGCCACCATCGGCATTGGTTATGTATTTGGAAGATAAGCAATTAATTTAATGAATATAAATATTATGAAACAATCTATATATTGCACGAAACTGCTATTTATTATAGCAATCATTATGTTTACCTCTTGTGAGGAAGATCCCGTTGTGCCCATTGTAAATTGCCGTAACGCAAATCTCCAGATAATCAACAATATTCCTGATAATATTACAGGTTATGACATAAGAGATCGTTTCCTGTTTTGTATAGACGAGTGTTTATATATGAAAATAGAATACTATGAAAATATAAACAATGACCGTCCATGGGACAATCAAGTCATTTATGAGTATAACACAATAACGAATAAATGGACTATAGTATGGTATATATCGTCTATAGAGGTTGAACAGCTACAGAAAGGTGAAAATCCGGATGATTGGGAAAAAGCTCAAAAACTTATGGAAATGAGTGAGAGTTTACACAGAAGCCAATGTGGTAACTGTTGCGGTTATAATGGCAAAGGATATATATATGACAACAATGGAAGAATGTTGGAATTCAATCCTTTGACAAAAGAAATGACAAGTCATAATAACGCTGATCAATTAGGATACGATGTACGTCTATTCAGCAATGCTAAAGGAGTTTTTGGATATAGCAAATCTTATAATATACTTTTTCAATATGCCCTTGAAGAACATCAATGGAAAGAGATATCTTCAATATATGAAGATGAATTAATCAGATTTTTAAGCGATGGATATCAAACTATAGACAATCCCAATGATGACAAAATCCATGTTTGGACTAATTATTCTAATACTGATTATTCCATTACAAGTTATGTTTATCCATATGATATTATAGAAAATAGATATAATATAATACCTCCACATGATTATGGCTGGAATAATTACAGCTATTATAGTTATAATGATTATACGGCTGCACTTTTCACTATTAACGGAAAACTTTATAAAGGACTTGGAGATCAGATTTTTTATGAATATAATCCCATTGACCAATCCATAAATTTAATTGTTGCTGGTACGGAACAATATCACTTTGACTTACCTCTTGCCGTCATTGGAAATAAATTATATTCAATCGCAAGTGACCAATTAGTATCCATAGAATTTTAAATTCGATCTAGAAAAACAAACAAATTCTCCCATTATGTGCGAAAACGGAAGTATTATAACAGGTTTCAACTGTTATACTTCCGTTTTTTTCGTTCTTTTTCCTATCTTTGTACACATCATTTCATAAAAAAGTCAAGCTATGCCAAACTATGATTTAATCGCTATTTTGGGACCCACCGCTTCAGGGAAAACCCCCTTTGCTGCTGCACTGGCAGCAGAACTGAATACTGAAATTATCAGCGCTGACTCTCGGCAAATCTATCGCGGTATGGATTTAGGCACAGGCAAAGATCTGGCAGATTATACTATAAATGGACATTCTATTCCATATCATCTGATCGACATTGCAGATCCGGGTTACAAATATAATGTTTTTGAATTCCAACGGGATTTTCTCAAAGCATACGAGACTATTAAACAAAAAGGATGCTTGCCCATTGCCTGTGGTGGAACCGGTATGTATCTGGAGTCTGTTTTGAAAGGGTATCGCCTGATGCCCGTACCGGAAAATCCTGAACTACGATCGTATTTGGCAGATAAATCATTAAATGAACTGACAGAAATTCTCAGTAAATACAAGACATTACATAATTCAACGGATATAGATACGGCTAAACGTGCCATACGGGCTATAGAGATCGAGGAATATTATTCTGAACACCCGGTAGACAAGCGGGCGTTTCCACAACTTAATAGCCTCATCATTGGAATAGACATTGACCGCGAACAGCGTCGTCAGAAAATTACTCACCGCTTGAGACAACGTCTGGAAGAAGGAATGGTGGAAGAAGTAAAACACCTTCTTGCCAACGGTATCGCTGCTGAAGATTTAATTTATTATGGTTT encodes:
- the miaA gene encoding tRNA (adenosine(37)-N6)-dimethylallyltransferase MiaA translates to MPNYDLIAILGPTASGKTPFAAALAAELNTEIISADSRQIYRGMDLGTGKDLADYTINGHSIPYHLIDIADPGYKYNVFEFQRDFLKAYETIKQKGCLPIACGGTGMYLESVLKGYRLMPVPENPELRSYLADKSLNELTEILSKYKTLHNSTDIDTAKRAIRAIEIEEYYSEHPVDKRAFPQLNSLIIGIDIDREQRRQKITHRLRQRLEEGMVEEVKHLLANGIAAEDLIYYGLEYKYLTLYVTGKLTYEEMFNQLEIAIHQFAKRQMTWFRGMERRGFTIHWMNAASLMEEKIAFVKQKLEEN
- a CDS encoding PEGA domain-containing protein, which produces MRKQIVFTLLSMGFSCISFAQEAINQDSISVQQTDSVITDAATEKPVEEISIVSFRRLENDITARVTAPKRDQNNDLCAIIKVVTKDKALFFEPDALGIVAREDQPGEIWLYVPHGSKRITIKHERFGIIRNYFYNESIDKATVYELRLFVPEIQSNGTQIIERIVEKKATEQALMMNYSPSKARIYIDDELQNTNDNGAFSKVLPLGQHNYRVVAPHHTEEKGTFDIVPERPSALNVALQPTYGFMTVNSNKDHTKIYINKEMIGNAPYQSDTINVGKYTVRAERSWYLPQEREIEIRPTETNNVQFALERQKANVFLTAQYGTAFKGGKQTSFGLMAGICRKAGGYISIRTNGSPAVDWNGPSNPYGIYSGKVEKHHLSTLGGFMTRLAKPIYLYFGGGYIFRTLDWQISPDAPSYDKGEYQTVQNHSGGMFEAGLIGRYKFISLSAGVTFGIPDDGFGKYMEATIGIGYVFGR